In Halorientalis sp. LT38, a genomic segment contains:
- a CDS encoding class I SAM-dependent methyltransferase yields the protein MSVREEFDEWASEGRDKGMEERHWHTAKHALARVPVRSGDTVLDLGCGSGYAGRALRDTADAGRVYGLDAAPEMARNARSYTDDPAITYLVGDFEHLPFDDDAIDHCFSMEAFYYASDPDAALRELRRVLRPGGTFYCAVNFYEENVHSHHWPEMVGVEMTRWSERQYREAFREAGFHVASQDRIPDREVEIPPAEDFPTEDWESREAMIERYRTCGTLLTVGVVG from the coding sequence ATGAGCGTCCGCGAGGAGTTCGACGAGTGGGCCAGCGAGGGCCGCGACAAGGGGATGGAGGAGCGCCACTGGCACACCGCGAAGCACGCGCTGGCGCGGGTGCCAGTCAGGTCCGGCGATACGGTCCTCGACCTGGGCTGTGGCAGCGGCTACGCCGGCCGCGCGCTCCGCGACACCGCCGACGCCGGCCGGGTCTACGGGCTCGACGCCGCCCCCGAGATGGCGCGCAACGCCCGCTCCTACACCGACGACCCGGCCATCACGTACCTCGTCGGCGACTTCGAGCACCTCCCGTTCGACGACGACGCGATCGACCACTGCTTCTCGATGGAGGCCTTTTACTACGCGAGCGACCCCGACGCCGCACTGCGGGAACTCCGCCGCGTCCTCCGGCCGGGCGGCACGTTCTACTGCGCCGTCAACTTCTACGAGGAGAACGTTCACTCGCACCACTGGCCCGAGATGGTCGGCGTGGAGATGACCCGCTGGTCCGAACGCCAGTATCGCGAGGCCTTCCGCGAGGCCGGTTTCCACGTCGCCTCCCAGGACCGCATCCCCGACCGCGAAGTCGAGATCCCGCCGGCCGAAGACTTTCCAACCGAAGACTGGGAGTCCCGCGAGGCGATGATCGAGCGATACCGGACCTGCGGGACCCTCCTGACCGTCGGCGTCGTTGGGTGA
- a CDS encoding DUF2391 family protein — protein MGRRRRYRVADTAQQIVGGFLLAGPFVVTEEVWVLAAQMSALHTVAVVAIVFGIGYGALYKADEGRDPEREAEVAGIPIRFVSLMVVSYGSVAVLALALTAPETFLVESGILSDPTPAAMAWTTVKAVAVGAIFSVVGAATADSVF, from the coding sequence ATGGGACGCCGCCGTCGCTACAGGGTCGCCGACACCGCCCAGCAGATCGTCGGGGGGTTCCTGCTGGCGGGCCCGTTCGTCGTCACCGAGGAGGTCTGGGTGCTGGCGGCGCAGATGAGCGCCCTCCACACGGTCGCGGTCGTCGCCATCGTCTTCGGGATCGGTTACGGGGCGCTGTACAAGGCCGACGAGGGTCGCGACCCCGAGCGCGAGGCCGAGGTCGCCGGGATTCCGATTCGATTCGTCTCCCTGATGGTCGTCTCCTACGGTTCGGTCGCGGTGCTCGCGCTGGCCCTGACGGCCCCGGAGACGTTCCTCGTCGAGAGCGGGATCCTGTCCGACCCGACGCCGGCCGCCATGGCGTGGACGACGGTCAAGGCCGTCGCCGTCGGCGCCATCTTCAGCGTCGTCGGTGCGGCCACCGCCGACAGCGTGTTCTGA
- a CDS encoding DUF7090 family protein, with product MDYELAIENTPDAIPGGTGVLLLHPSTGETDRIDTDFLTTDTDHMLIISTRTTAREVEQKLEYYDVDETNATILDTLSIERGYTRRPTDNVRYVSSPDDLSGIVEAAREFLDTHDGKLRVTVDSITEMAYYADEERARGAVADLLALLSEHDAVGLFHLSPEVHEDAVVDDFRELFDGVVELSADGTVESVF from the coding sequence ATGGACTACGAACTCGCCATCGAGAACACGCCGGACGCGATCCCAGGGGGGACCGGGGTACTACTTCTGCACCCGAGTACCGGCGAGACGGACCGCATCGACACCGACTTCCTCACGACCGACACCGACCACATGCTGATCATCTCGACCCGCACCACCGCCCGCGAGGTCGAGCAGAAACTGGAGTACTACGACGTCGACGAAACCAACGCCACAATCCTCGACACCCTCTCCATCGAGCGCGGCTACACCCGCCGACCGACCGACAACGTCCGGTACGTCTCCTCGCCCGACGACCTCTCGGGCATCGTCGAGGCGGCCCGCGAGTTCCTCGACACCCACGACGGGAAGCTCCGCGTCACCGTCGACTCGATCACCGAGATGGCCTACTACGCCGACGAGGAGCGCGCCCGCGGCGCGGTCGCCGACCTGCTCGCACTGCTTTCCGAACACGACGCCGTCGGCCTCTTTCACCTCTCGCCGGAGGTCCACGAGGACGCGGTCGTCGACGACTTCCGCGAGCTGTTCGACGGCGTCGTCGAACTGTCGGCCGACGGCACCGTCGAAAGCGTTTTCTGA
- a CDS encoding DUF7089 family protein, protein MFESRDLDGALAAVRDESAPDALVLHTERDFETLDPAVAEELGLLVESLDPVSYPPEWLPADAPDQLREYAGSEFTIGLPGDGGVAWTRQTDPPVVFVKPRLRTSPDPFVRFLIAEALVEVGLDLPESFLAFFGARYADLDAAVPLEPAGVYQLAAALYTAYCGLHTREVFADWETDHPDLFDAWVDAGERLEPRLGDLSTEVARGQTEFATAAELACSAVKHAADDRLEIPSPFAALDTAAYARTGPEYAVEWARKTFEKLS, encoded by the coding sequence ATGTTCGAGTCGCGCGACCTCGACGGGGCCCTCGCCGCCGTCCGCGACGAGTCCGCCCCCGACGCGCTCGTCCTGCACACCGAGCGGGACTTCGAGACGCTCGACCCCGCTGTCGCCGAGGAACTCGGCCTGCTGGTCGAGAGTCTGGATCCCGTCAGTTACCCGCCGGAGTGGCTCCCGGCGGACGCACCCGACCAGCTCCGCGAGTACGCCGGGAGCGAGTTCACGATCGGCCTCCCCGGCGACGGCGGCGTCGCCTGGACCCGCCAGACCGACCCACCAGTCGTGTTCGTGAAACCGCGGCTCCGCACCTCGCCGGACCCCTTCGTCCGCTTCCTGATCGCAGAGGCGCTCGTCGAAGTCGGCCTCGACCTCCCCGAGTCCTTCCTCGCGTTCTTCGGAGCGCGGTACGCCGACCTCGACGCGGCCGTCCCCCTCGAACCGGCGGGCGTCTACCAGCTCGCAGCGGCGCTCTACACCGCGTACTGCGGGCTGCACACCCGCGAGGTCTTCGCCGACTGGGAGACCGACCATCCCGACCTGTTCGACGCGTGGGTCGACGCCGGCGAGCGGCTCGAACCCAGGCTCGGCGACCTCTCGACGGAGGTCGCGCGGGGCCAGACCGAGTTCGCGACCGCCGCGGAACTGGCCTGCAGCGCCGTGAAACACGCGGCGGACGACCGGCTGGAGATTCCGTCGCCGTTCGCCGCGCTGGACACGGCGGCGTACGCCCGGACCGGTCCGGAGTACGCCGTCGAGTGGGCCAGGAAGACCTTCGAGAAACTGTCGTGA
- a CDS encoding MATE family efflux transporter: MGIRAAVRDALLGFPALLARLGLVDRRKGTEAFDLALPVMVTGGLRVLLRVADFLMVGIAVGDAAIAALELGFQYYFLGFGLSLALSSGTISVVSRLQGADQPDRADLAVKQSLWLSLLVSLPLTVITWVYAGPMLDVLTDDPRTIELGAIYLQIVMLSLSFRFWSMIAARALAGSADTRTPMYVRLLTLPTNVVLNAVLIFGWGPFPELGVAGAAWGTAIANTLAATVFLGLLVSGRYVVRLPLAGPQVDLSLCREIVRVGLPLAGMRLLQTFGRFPFLFVLGVLGTPVVAAYAIGRRVMLLALMPAWGYATAASTLVGQAVGAGEHDEATEYGWQTMRIALLTQLLFGAVLVVAARPVALAFGTQYPDLAVRFIRVFGVIVAGFSISRTMRGSLRGAGDTRWPLYGTFAGAYLFRLPVAALALPVGYGVTIAGVSVAPGLGWGLPAVFAALIGDFYLKAAVNTARFWTGKWQGVARGADVGGSAEAE; this comes from the coding sequence ATGGGTATTCGTGCCGCCGTGCGCGACGCGTTGCTGGGGTTCCCCGCACTGCTGGCCCGGCTGGGGCTGGTCGACCGGCGGAAGGGGACCGAAGCGTTCGACCTGGCCCTTCCGGTCATGGTCACGGGTGGCCTCCGGGTCCTGTTGCGGGTCGCGGACTTCCTGATGGTCGGCATCGCCGTCGGGGACGCGGCCATCGCCGCCCTCGAACTGGGCTTTCAGTACTACTTCCTGGGCTTTGGGCTCTCGCTGGCGCTGTCTTCGGGGACCATCAGCGTCGTCTCGCGGCTCCAGGGGGCCGACCAGCCCGACCGGGCGGACCTGGCGGTCAAGCAGTCGCTGTGGCTCTCGCTGCTCGTCTCGCTCCCGCTGACCGTGATCACCTGGGTCTACGCCGGACCGATGCTCGACGTGCTGACCGACGACCCGCGGACGATCGAACTGGGGGCGATCTACCTGCAGATCGTCATGCTCTCGCTTTCCTTCCGGTTCTGGAGCATGATCGCCGCGCGGGCGCTGGCGGGGAGCGCCGACACGCGGACGCCCATGTACGTCCGCCTGCTGACGCTGCCGACGAACGTCGTCCTCAACGCCGTTCTCATCTTCGGCTGGGGACCGTTCCCCGAACTGGGGGTGGCCGGGGCCGCCTGGGGGACCGCGATCGCCAATACGCTCGCGGCGACGGTCTTCCTGGGGCTCCTGGTGTCGGGGCGGTACGTCGTCCGCCTGCCGCTCGCGGGACCGCAGGTCGACCTCTCGCTCTGTCGGGAGATCGTCCGCGTCGGCCTCCCGCTTGCGGGGATGCGCCTGCTCCAGACGTTCGGCCGGTTCCCGTTCCTGTTCGTGCTGGGCGTGCTCGGGACGCCCGTCGTGGCCGCCTACGCCATCGGCCGCCGGGTGATGCTGCTGGCGCTGATGCCGGCCTGGGGGTACGCGACGGCCGCGAGCACGCTCGTCGGGCAGGCCGTCGGCGCTGGCGAGCACGACGAAGCCACCGAGTACGGCTGGCAGACGATGCGGATCGCCCTGCTCACCCAGTTGCTGTTCGGCGCGGTCCTCGTGGTGGCGGCCCGCCCCGTGGCGCTGGCCTTCGGGACGCAGTACCCCGATCTCGCGGTGCGGTTCATCCGCGTGTTCGGCGTAATCGTCGCCGGCTTCTCGATCTCGCGGACGATGCGCGGCAGCCTGCGCGGCGCGGGCGACACCCGCTGGCCGCTCTACGGCACGTTCGCCGGCGCGTACCTCTTCAGGCTCCCGGTCGCGGCGCTGGCGCTGCCGGTCGGCTACGGGGTCACTATCGCCGGGGTCTCGGTCGCGCCGGGACTGGGCTGGGGCCTCCCCGCCGTCTTCGCGGCGCTGATCGGCGACTTCTACCTCAAGGCGGCGGTCAACACCGCCCGCTTCTGGACGGGGAAGTGGCAGGGGGTCGCCCGCGGGGCCGACGTGGGCGGGAGCGCCGAGGCGGAATAG
- a CDS encoding histidine kinase N-terminal 7TM domain-containing protein has translation MFPGPELYAAVLFLTVLPAAYLIRAVWSRLDRPSGRWLVVTLVGMSGWSVSWALMLLFEGYRLSLWSFNVVVLFASVTTIGWLFVTIEYTWQKQVEHRIVAPFLIVPAVVQVLIWTNPFHELVWRPGTFVDAQGVLHPVHGLGFYLHIGYSYLLVVAGLVLLTVAFVEREGLYRKQAFLLLLGGFIPTVFPIAFVFGMIPTDYLNPTPLGFLLGTSIWGWALFRYQLLKTVPVARRMVLAEMSEGVLIVDDGNVVTDANDALHEMFDLESDPTGKPLESVLEPYEGLRSLIQSGTFSDERITVELNGEPRHLTVSKSSVTHDGGTGGWVLVFNDRTALFRYEEDLELLKGVLARVLRHDIRNKLNVIRAHGELLAQQTDGQHAKQARTVVQTSDAVIETAEKAKAIESLVEADRPLYDTDLVHVAGRTVDWATEQYPDVDIEFDAPDQAWVRADERLALGIRSLVENGIEHNDSDAPMVRVAIERTDDTVTLTVDDNGSGIDRYEQRVFEGEAVDQLNHSTGLGLWLVNWVVRNSNGATTVTQTETGTRFVVTLERRFPSESRAVDACESEPGSR, from the coding sequence ATGTTCCCGGGGCCGGAACTGTACGCGGCGGTTCTGTTTCTCACAGTGCTGCCTGCGGCGTATCTGATTCGCGCGGTGTGGAGCAGGCTCGACCGGCCGAGCGGTCGCTGGCTCGTCGTGACGCTCGTTGGCATGAGCGGCTGGTCTGTCTCCTGGGCGCTGATGTTGCTGTTCGAAGGGTATCGGTTGTCGCTGTGGAGTTTCAACGTCGTGGTGCTGTTCGCGAGCGTGACGACTATCGGCTGGTTGTTCGTGACGATCGAGTACACCTGGCAGAAGCAGGTCGAACACCGCATCGTGGCACCGTTCCTGATCGTTCCCGCGGTGGTGCAGGTGCTCATCTGGACGAACCCGTTCCACGAACTGGTCTGGCGCCCTGGCACGTTCGTCGACGCCCAGGGGGTGCTCCATCCGGTCCACGGCCTCGGGTTCTATCTCCACATCGGCTACTCGTATCTGCTCGTCGTGGCGGGACTGGTGCTGTTGACCGTCGCCTTCGTCGAGCGAGAGGGACTGTATCGAAAGCAGGCGTTCCTGTTGCTGCTCGGTGGCTTCATTCCGACCGTGTTTCCGATCGCGTTCGTCTTCGGGATGATCCCGACGGACTACCTGAACCCGACACCGTTGGGTTTCCTGCTCGGGACGTCTATTTGGGGGTGGGCACTCTTCCGCTACCAGTTGCTCAAAACGGTCCCGGTCGCACGCCGGATGGTGCTCGCCGAGATGAGCGAGGGCGTCCTGATCGTGGACGACGGGAACGTCGTCACGGACGCGAACGATGCGCTCCACGAGATGTTCGACCTCGAATCCGATCCCACGGGCAAGCCGCTCGAGTCGGTCCTCGAACCGTACGAGGGACTTCGCTCGCTGATCCAGTCCGGGACGTTCTCCGATGAACGCATCACGGTCGAGCTCAACGGGGAACCGCGCCACCTCACCGTGAGTAAAAGCTCCGTCACCCACGACGGCGGGACCGGTGGCTGGGTCCTCGTCTTCAACGATCGAACGGCGCTGTTCCGGTACGAAGAGGACCTCGAACTACTGAAGGGCGTCCTCGCACGTGTCCTCCGGCACGACATCCGGAACAAACTGAACGTCATCCGCGCCCACGGTGAACTGCTCGCCCAGCAGACAGACGGGCAGCACGCGAAGCAGGCTCGCACTGTCGTCCAGACCTCTGACGCCGTCATCGAAACAGCAGAGAAGGCAAAGGCCATCGAGTCGCTGGTCGAGGCGGACCGGCCGCTCTACGACACCGATCTCGTCCACGTGGCCGGACGGACCGTCGACTGGGCCACGGAGCAGTACCCGGACGTCGATATCGAGTTCGACGCCCCGGATCAGGCGTGGGTGCGTGCGGACGAACGGCTCGCGCTCGGGATCCGGAGCCTGGTCGAAAACGGGATCGAACACAACGATAGCGACGCTCCGATGGTGCGAGTCGCCATCGAGCGGACCGACGACACCGTCACGCTGACTGTCGACGACAACGGCTCAGGAATCGACCGCTACGAGCAGCGCGTGTTCGAGGGCGAAGCGGTCGATCAACTCAACCACAGTACGGGCCTCGGCCTCTGGCTGGTGAACTGGGTGGTTCGCAACTCGAACGGGGCCACCACCGTCACCCAGACGGAGACCGGGACCCGATTCGTGGTGACGTTGGAGCGTCGCTTCCCCTCTGAGTCGCGCGCAGTCGACGCGTGCGAATCGGAACCTGGCTCGCGTTAA
- a CDS encoding GNAT family N-acetyltransferase produces the protein MSSRHRHVGDVGSADRLREAVQGMLARASGPVSTEEISAMLAATSETIDAVLSELEADGDVTRLPGKDGDIQWRTETTTVRLTHEANSYHIQDDVTGVVTRAATRPESLRRLAERLEQYESGRTAGAQIVGISETELSPDYAPTVAELATRYVEPDDRHLYVYVEGEGVRELTDPTHLNREYTVLGFSVTGLFDRASFADALPVSLDELLARTPIREEHFPLGMYKLIAVHPEHQGQGIGAALATHAMAYLAEHPPVVSMMWKRENDGNLKLADDYGAEVLTEFEETSPSKWQCPECGFDTACTCSSVFFGWGFE, from the coding sequence ATGTCATCTAGACATCGGCACGTGGGCGATGTGGGATCGGCGGACAGACTGCGCGAAGCGGTGCAGGGGATGCTGGCGCGGGCGAGCGGGCCGGTCTCGACGGAGGAGATCAGCGCGATGCTCGCCGCGACGTCCGAGACCATCGACGCGGTGCTCTCGGAACTCGAGGCCGACGGAGACGTGACGCGACTGCCCGGGAAGGACGGCGACATCCAGTGGCGCACCGAGACGACGACGGTCCGGCTGACGCACGAGGCCAACTCGTACCATATCCAGGACGACGTGACGGGGGTCGTGACCCGCGCGGCGACCAGGCCCGAATCGCTCCGGCGACTCGCGGAACGGCTCGAACAGTACGAATCGGGGCGGACGGCTGGGGCACAGATCGTCGGGATCAGCGAGACCGAGTTGAGTCCCGACTACGCACCCACCGTCGCGGAACTCGCCACGCGGTACGTCGAACCCGACGACAGGCACCTCTACGTCTACGTCGAGGGTGAGGGGGTCCGCGAACTCACCGACCCGACGCACCTCAACAGGGAGTACACCGTGCTCGGGTTCTCCGTCACTGGGCTGTTCGACCGGGCGTCGTTCGCGGACGCCCTTCCGGTGTCCCTTGACGAACTCCTCGCTCGGACGCCGATTCGGGAGGAACACTTCCCGCTGGGGATGTACAAACTCATCGCAGTCCATCCGGAGCACCAGGGGCAGGGTATCGGCGCGGCGCTCGCGACCCACGCGATGGCGTATCTGGCCGAACATCCGCCGGTGGTATCGATGATGTGGAAACGGGAGAACGACGGGAACCTGAAACTCGCGGACGACTACGGCGCGGAGGTGCTGACGGAGTTCGAGGAGACGTCGCCATCGAAGTGGCAGTGTCCCGAGTGCGGGTTCGACACGGCCTGTACCTGTTCGAGCGTCTTCTTTGGGTGGGGGTTCGAGTAA
- a CDS encoding ferredoxin — protein sequence MRIEFDRDTCIGMFQCVAEWDAFEKDTDAGKAVLADSEETDPDLFVREIPADEELDAKFAARSCPVEAIAVYDDDGEQLIP from the coding sequence ATGCGAATCGAGTTCGACCGCGACACCTGTATCGGGATGTTCCAGTGCGTCGCCGAGTGGGACGCCTTCGAGAAGGACACCGACGCCGGCAAGGCCGTCCTGGCCGACAGCGAGGAGACCGACCCGGACCTGTTCGTCCGCGAGATACCCGCCGACGAGGAACTGGACGCGAAGTTCGCCGCCCGTTCCTGCCCGGTCGAAGCCATCGCCGTCTACGACGACGACGGCGAGCAGTTGATCCCCTGA